tattctaggatcttctttagttgtacttctttagtctataagggttaactgaaatgggctggggggagtgacagcagtcagagggccctcggccacaggacataggaaccagagggTCCCTGGGTCATGtcgtacagcaaccagagggcccctaggccacgaaggacggcaatcagagggcccctgggccacagggGATGGCAAAGGGCCCCTGGACCACGGGATATGGCAAACAGACGGGGGACGGCaatcaaagggggggggggggggggggctcggtatgggctcggagcgggagggggggagggggggcccttgcaatctccttgccagaccccagacccagacccaccttaatccgggcctgcctACAGTATATAGTGAACCTGATAAGTATTCAGGAAATCAGTGTGCGATGATGATGTACCCTGTTTTCTGGATGACTAATAACTGTGCCAGCACCAGCACCTGGATATTGATGGTGTATGGGAACTTTATGCCCTTTGTGTGTGAAGGTGTTTTACGATGACACTACTGAGGTGAGACCTGCCAACAGCATCTGATCGATTTGATGTAAGCAACAACCAGATCAATAAACAACCAAATCAGACATGCACAGACCTCCTCAGGCATGTCTGTcagatctgctctctctctctctctctctctctctctctctctctctctctctctctctctctctctctctctctctctctctctctctctctctctctctctctctctctctctctctctccaactttaTTTGATTGCAGACAGCCTGTTGTCACTGATTGCTTTAAATTATGCACACATCCCCAGGATATTGAACTTCCAATCCACACATCCACATATAAATATTCTATGTCCAATCTCACAATGTCTTTTGTGACATCGGCTGAGACAAGGGTGAACAAAATAGAGTATATGACTTTGTTGACGAAGGCAGCTGTCCTCAGTCTTGTGTAGATCCACAGGTGAAGACAGTCAGAAAACCAAACCCTTGATATttcacataacataacataacataacataacataacataacataacataacataacataacataacataacataacataacataacataacattacataacataacataacataacataacataacataacataacataacataacataacataacataacataacatagcacATAACATAACACATCACTTCTTACCTTCTTCAAGAAAGGATCATGTCCTCCAGTCATAGATATCCAGGTGAAGAAAAAACAAACCCTTGGTATTTCAAATAAGAATAAGATAATATaagataacataacataacataacataacataacataacataacataacataacataacaatttAAAGTAAAAAAAGTCTAATTGTCTAATATTTTAACCCCTTCCTCTCCAAAGCTCGTCCCCTGCTTCATCATGTCGCGTGCGGCCAATTGCTCTCCTGTTGCCATGGTGCCTGGTGACGAGGCTGGTCTTCAGCTGGCTTGCTTCCCAGAGGTCATCGTGTGCAACAGCAGCCTGTGGCTGAAtaccagcggcagcagcagcacagaccACGTCCCTGACGTCTGCCTGAGCCAAGACGAGTACCTGGAGAGGCACCTGGGGCCGCGTCGCTCCGGCGACTTCCTGCCCATCTGCGTCACCTACCTGACCATCTTCCTGGTGGGCGTGCTGGGCAACGTGATGACCTGCGTGGTCATCGCCTCCAACCGGGTGATGCGCACGCCCACCAACTACTACCTGTTCAGCCTGGCCGTGTCCgacctgctggtgctgctgctgggcctGCCGCTGGAGCTGTACGAGATGTGGAGGAACTACCCGTTCTTACTGGGCCGCGGCGGCTGCTACTTCAAGACCTTCCTGTTCGAGACGGTGTGCTTCGCCTCCATCCTGAACGTGACGGCGCTGAGCGTGGAGCGCTACATCGCCGTGGTGCACCCGCTCAAGGCCAAGTACGTGGTGACGCGCACGCACGCCAAGCGCGTCATCCTCAGCATCTGGGCGGCGTCGGTGCTGTGCGCCGTGCCCAACACCAGCCTGCACGGCATCCTCACGCTGCCGCCGGGCTCGGGCGCGGCGGGTATCCCCGAGTCGGCCATCTGCACGCTGGTGAGGCCGCGCTGGCTTTACAACCTGCTGATCCAGGTGACCACGCTGCTCttcttcatgctgcccatgctcACCATCAGCGTGCTCTACCTGCTCATCGGACTGCGGCTGCATCGGGAGAAGGTGAGCACTAATCAATATGctgagaagtcaagtcaagtcaagtcaagtcaaagtttatttgtaatgcacttttaacacaacacaagcagctgaccaaagtgctaacagaagggcctaagtaaaaaaaagacttgaaacaacataaagcaacaattgacaaaagacgtggagacatccataaaacacacaaaaataaagaacaTAGGCATTAGTGGATAAGTCAGTATCAATAAGAACAAATAGACCtatataaatgaatgaaaatcacACAAGAATGTCAATAAATAAGAGGGTTAAAAAAGGTgggttaaaacaataaataaaaaaaacaaatcaataaGTCAGTAGGGCCCAGATGAGATTTAAAAGACAAGGGGAAATAAAAGCTTGGGCATAAAAATGGGTCTTAAGAGAAGGTAGAgtatagactagaatagaatagagaaggATATAATGCCTTTCCATGGTGGCCGGATGGTACGTTGCAGTCACTGTCACTGGTGTAtgactgtgagtgtgaatggctgaatttgaggccagactcttgacgtgatgtgtatgtctgcgtttgtgtgtgtgtgtgtgtgtgtgtgtgtgtgtgtgtgtgtgtgtgtgtgtgtgtgtgtgtgtgtgtgtgtgtgtgtgtgtgtgtgtgtgtgtgtgtgtgttcaaaaatatgttctgtatatttcctgtgcactttgtatgtgCTAGTgacgttggctatgattatgtcctcttttgaaagtcgctttggttataaagcgtctgccaaatgcaatgtaatgtaatgtaatataatgtaaggcatacaatgtaaagagctTTGAGTGGTCAAAGGATAGGCGCTATATAGtgcatgcagtccatttaccattttattttattgtaggcctactattcacATGTTCAATTTGCACTATTcaccaggggtgaggaacctttttggCTGAGAGAACAATAAAAGCCAtatatttcaaaaaacattttttaatgagAGCCATGTGATGTTTTTTTAACACTAAATAAACCCTACAGCTATGTATGTATTTTCAAGAATGAAGTAACCCTTGGAAACCAACAATTTAGAATATGTATACACAGTCGGTGCAGATATTAAAGGGCATGTACTGGTACAATACGGCGGGCTATTTAGTGAAAAGACATAGGCCACTGTGACTAATATAATGTGTGTGCTGCTGCCATCTTTGATGGTAACGTCAACAGGTGCTGGAAGTTCTGGAGGACAAGTCCAGCCGCGGAGGTCAACTGAGCCACGCCGCCGCGCGCTCCAAGCAGCAGAAGGCCAGACGCCAGCAGGTCACCAAGATGCTCTGTGAGTATGAAGTacaatacaggggtgcatttctggaaagcgtagttgttagcagttagcaacttggatagttgccaatggtaaattgcattgcaaccaacaaagtagctatcgtagttagcaactacgctctcgagaaatgcaccccagccttCAGCTCAGTCAGATGAAGTGCAAAAAGAGAGAATAAAGGTCGACTGTAGAATATCTTTGGCGTGCTGATAACAGTGTCAATCCTACAATGATTTGTGCCCCAGTTCACACCCCATCCGATGTTGCATAGCCCCTAGGACCTCCCCCTGATGGGTAATCATTGGGTCACTGAAAGAAAGAACTTGGAATTTGCAtcgaaaaaataggcctacactgaaaGTATCCCAAAAGTCCCCTGAAGTTTGACACTCATTTTTAATCCTAATCTGTTAGATTATTCTTCACTTGACAGTGAGCTCATCAGGTTTGGCCCGTCACATGTGGCCAgggacagctttggcctggcccaggataaagtcacctGAATGGgccacccacccaatgcatataatgtaatgagtacccatttctgggtcccctctttctctggacccgggacaactgacccctttgtcccccctgtcagcttccttcCATGTGGTCATGAAGGAGGTCTGTGCAATGCTCCCTTGTTGGCTGTTTAGCGATTTATTAGCATACGCCCTGAACGAGCCTCTGTTTGCTCTGCTAATTttgtagcacaaacacacacacacacacacacacacacacacacacacacacacacacacacacacacacacacacacacacacacacacacacacacacacacacacaccaattatctCACTAATGGCTGTACATAATTAAAGAGATCAATGCATGGCTAGTTTCACTCTGAATTAATACAGTAAGTCCTCAGGGATTGCTTAGTTGCCATGCAGGCCTCCCAGCAACCATCCAACATCTGGACCCCACACAACTGTGAACCATAACTGGACTGGCcacaaggcatacagggcatttgcccggtggactgttgatgattttggcctggtcttcccctcaatgtagtgaCATCAGTCCTTATGCCGCTAGCTGACCTGTCTGAGTAAGATTCAAACATTCATTTTGCCTGATGTGGtcaaatagcttgtaatagatgactgaaaatattgtcacaggcttcattgtctctctcaatgcctttcGGACTGGTTTTGGCTGAAATGCTCTGTCTGATTTtttgtcccagaccagccctaCTGTGAACACAAAATGGATTTCACTTGTGCAAAAAATCATCTTGGGCTAGAATTAATGTGGTCTTTCAGGGTTTTTTCCCCTATTTCTTTCACTCCATCGTTTTGATTATACTTTCCTAACCCATCAAGACAGAGTGTTATAAACTTGCTATtaaagaatggcaatgaccaagtcattgtGAATTAGGAAAGGTCCTGTGTTAAGTGACAGTggcgtagtactatggtagttaacatttCAGTGAATgttagtgttccactggtggaacggcgtgcattatgggggttACACTCATTAAACTTAAACTGCACACTCTTAAAAAAGACAATCTGGAGGCAGTCGACTGTATCATTTGTCCTTTGTTGGAACATACTCCCAGTAAAGTGTGTTCCAGTAAAGAACAAATGAGGGTGTTTGTGCCAATTAAGCGTAAAGGATGGAGCAGCCTTGACATTTTTTTCGTTTTATGGTAACTAATGGCCCTTTTCTGTTGACGAGCACCCGGACCTTGACATATTTTTATAAGACCCACAGCAGTGCTTTCACATCTTTTCTCCTATGTACTTTTCTTATTGTGGTGTTAAGGGGCTTAAAATaccctattctattctacttaCCTCTCACAGGAAATCTTGTTAAGTTTTTATTTTGACTCAGCAAACTTTTGAAAGCAAACTTTAGCCATCTCTACTATCCAAAAAAAGCACGACTATTAAACCACAAACTCAAACAACTTCAGTTCAAAGACTACACTGAATTGCGTAACTGCATTTTCGACAAACAACAAGCCTGGTCTGTGTCCTTACAGGAAGCTTCAATAATTCATTTCCAGAAACAAAACAAGTACATTTAGATCACAGTtatggaaaaaaaagtttttggctttgttttgtgGAGCATTGATTGTGTTTTAGTAATCGGTCAATGTGGCTGAGCCCAATTTTGGGCTGATAGCATGGTACCTTTGGGCTAAATAATTGCCTGTGAACTGTAGCTGATGAGTACACTGTCGAGGTAAGCATGGACACCCCACAGCgaaaggggaaagaggagaaaacAAAGGTGGACTGCATCCTCTTGTCCACATGAATTATGTATGCCGGTTATGCTAACTGCATCTTCTGCAGGAAGCCACCTACAGAGAAAAGAATGGAGGGAGTTCAGGGCACCGGCAGGGCCATCTGATTAGACCCAGTTGCCCCCAGCTGCCCCGGCCGAGCTCTTCAACGTGAAATCAAATTAGCTAAGCTCAGGGCTCTGAATAactgacaaacaacacacaagcaGCTCTGTCCGCTTTTTGGAAAGGTGCGGTAATAACCACATACAGTTCGTACTGTATTAAAGGACATCAGAGTTTATCAGAATTATTATTCAGTTATTACTTAGAGTTGTTGTTTTAAAGTGCTCATTAttgaccttggtgtgtgtgtaatgatgccttcaacgtgtgtgcatgtgtgtgtgcgtgtgtgtgtgtgtgtgtgtgtgtgtgtgtgtgtgtgtgtgtgtgtgtgtgtgtgtgtgtgtgtgtgtgtgtgcgtgcgtgcgtgtgtgtgtgtgtgtgcgcgtgtgtctgtttgtgtacacgcgcatgcatgcatgcataattGCGTATTTTTGTGGCCATTCATCTGCAGTTGTcctggtggtggtgtttgggatCTGCTGGGCGCCGTTCCACGTGGACCGGCTGATGTGGAGCTTCATTGACGACTGGACCAGCGAGCAGCTCCACCTCTTCCAGTACGTGCACCTGGTCTCAGGCGTCCTCTTCTACCTCAGCTCGGCCGTCAACCCCGTGCTCTACAACCTCATGTCCAGCCGCTTCCGCGAGATGTTTAAGGAGGCCATGTGCCAGCGCCACACGCGCGCTCGCCGCCGCCACGGCCGCCACAGCCGCCACGGCTGCCACCCCGTGCCCGCCAGGAAGCAGTCGCTCAGCATGACCCGCCTCACGCTGCGCAGCACCCTCAGCGATGGCCCACAATGCAACATTAAACCAGACACCAACGCCAAAGCCGACAACGCTGAGTCAGCGTTCACGTGATCAGACATATGGGGAGAGCATGAGCGGGGGTGTTGTAATTAGCCTTTTTCACCATGACGCCAGACAAGCTCCATTTTTAAAGTGAAGCAGCAAAAACGACAACCggtttccatagaaaacagtggggtTTAAATGTATGCTATGGCACCGGATGCTACATTTCCTGCTTCAATGAATCATGATGCATTGAATCAACATCCTGTGAAAAAGGTGCATAGAGGCTAAAGTAGgagtgagtcaccagggcccattTAAGGGAAGCCCCCCACAAGGAGATTATTTTTACATATTAATATCATATCAAGATTTTAACATTGGACATTGTTTGTACATAGGACATTGGACATTGGTTGTTGAGACAAACTATTTACCAATGCTAAAGCTACCTAATGTAGATGCTAATGTAAATTGCTAAGTGCTGCCAAAAGATTTGTAATATAATACAGACCCATGTGTGTCTGATTGTATGCATGACTGGAGCATGATCAGCCATGGTGCTTACTGGGACTCAATAAACTGCTTGTTCTTTACCAGCTCTGCAGTCTTAACTATCATGATCCTACTACAGCATACACCAAACTTGCCCAGCAAACCTTTTAGGATTTAAAAAGTTTGTTATTTTATAGCTGCATTCAGACTAATGAAGGAACATAAGTGTGTGATTTGCTATGAGAGCTTCATTTCAGGGTCCTACATTGTACACCAAACTTTCCCAGAaaacctttttatttattttagagtGTGTATTTTAGAGCTGCTTTCGGGTTAATAAAGGAAAGTACGTTTTTGATTTACTAAGATAGCTTTATGGCCATTTTTTTCAATACACATGAATTGAGCTTAGGGAGACGGAGGTCGGCAATTTTCCTCCGAGTTAAACGTTTTCCTCAATGGTTTTAGGTTAGGCCATATTGATTTTCAGCCTTACGATCTCCTTGATTTCTACCAGAATAAGACATTCCCTGTGATGGAAAACAAACCTTTCCTTCTTATGTTATTAAAACAGCCACATCACAACCATATTACAGCCAACCAACCAGTCATATTActgacatgtactgtactgtaccgcccCTACAAAAATGAAACCAAAGCCCCCACATAACCCTCATCCGTGGATATCCGATGAAATTCGTTGTTTAATGAGAAAGTGTTGCATCACTGAGCGTGTATGGAAGAAAACAAGGCTTGAAGTACACCACCTGTATTTATCAGAGCTCAGCTCTCTCTCCTTAGGCCCATTGTTTTGAACTTTTATTCATCCCATATCTTTTATCTTCTTTAAATGCTTAGTTTTTTATTACTCTGTCTTACATTTTATTGCATTGATTTTACTCTACCTGTTTTATTGCTATGTatataattatgtgtgtgtgtgtgtgtatggtattttGAAAACAGTAAAAAACTTTGCGATATAAACACTTTTTACTTAACTTTCTTTACTTTCCTTGCAGCCAGACCAAGTACCACAAAGCAAAAGCAgcagggcctctctctctctctctctctccctccccactctcttTAATTGGATAATAGGGGTGTTTTGGAGACGACTATGGGGCTTAATAATacttccccatctcctcttctctcgggGAGGCTAAACCCAATATTACCTCCCCCTGTTACTTTATTGCTCTGTTTGTGCTCTGGACAGGCCTGCAGTCTCCACCGCATAAGCTGGTGTGACTGAATCAATAAATAATACAGAAAGCTAAATATAATACTGAAAAACAGGTTTGAAATGTATGATTGTAACTGTCAGCATTTTCAACAGTCTACGACGTTGATTCATTTTCATTCAAGTCCATGAATGAATGTTCACGCTTCCACAGGTTCAATTATAGCCAATAGCAAGCCTGTGTTTGCCAATGGTAAATGTTAAATGGACTGTGTTTTACATTATCCCTCCAACGAGCACTCCACTGCGTCGAACACTAAAAGCAAtttacaatgtaggctatatctCACATTcaaccattcacactcacatttacacactggtggtggcagtggctgccatggcCCTGCTGCCAAGATCCACCCATAAGCCACCATCAAGACTATTTCTCATCAATTTAAATGTGAGACTGCATGGCTGAATGGTagggtaaaacaaaacaaaaacacagagtaTGGCTTTCTATTGACTCCTTATGAAGTTTAATGGCGGCCTAAGGTGTTGTTGACTGCCTGGAGCTCAACTTGGCTGGGGGCGTAGAGCAGTGTTGATAGCCTGGAGCAATGGTGACAGCTTCGCTGTACTATCCATACACGAGGGAAGTACATACTTTGATGTTCAACCTAGATTCATGGAATGACTGTCATCAAATGCCTCCAGGCCATGCTTCAATTGGTCAGAAAACagataatatatttttttaaatcctccaaaaaaaccctccaacttccattgtcattgtaacacagtactccacagctcAGAAGTTTTCACTGCATCCAACCAAATTGGCCATCACTTTGCTCCCcaagggacggtaccatgctcagggtacctcagtcatggaagaggatgggggagagcactggttaattactccccccaccaacctggttgaaccggcaacctttgggcaacaagtcagACGAGAGAGTGCAGCTTAAagcttaaaaaaaatattttggagcTTTATTTGAGATGGTAGAGTGAGGAGACACAGAacgcaagtgggagagagagatggcatagtATTGGGCCTATTAGGAAAGAGTTTGAGCAAAACTTTCAGTTATATCCTCTTGCACTATGTCCTATGTTATCAACACATAAAAGAGGACCTTCTGCAGATGGGGCAATCTCCCTGCCTCTCACAGTGAGGTGCAATTTTAATACAATACCTTGGATGGTGCCATACTCTGTGCTGGCTGTAGGGATCTTGTGAATTATTGAACATTATGCATTTCAAATTATATTGAGTGTATAACATTGAAGCGGTGATGTGAGTTGCACACTGTTCATTCTCtcaaagtgattttttttgtgtgaaaatatTTAATTAAAATTCTGAAGAAATGTGAGGAGTGGAGTGTACACGCTTCTTCCACATTGTATATACTGCTCAGCATTTTTACTGTATCGTTTTTTTTTATGACAATAATTTTAATTTGATTTATTCAAGAACTAAAGCTTGGTTGctgtttaaagtaggcctatattattgcaCTATTGTTTTGTGACATCAGCCATTACAAAAATAAAAGGTTTGAAAAATACAATGACGTTAAAGTTTAAAAAGCGTTTTAGAAAACTGCCCAACCATAATCAAAAGCATAATCAGAagaaaacacaagcaggtaattggagtgcttttgggtcttcacctttttttccttggtgctcagcagcggctctcaaacttggtccaggaagacagatgctaaggcactcaaggttgcaattttttaaaaacgtttttttttatacgccctgaagaaggccataagggccgaaacgcgtaggcattctagccaaataaaaaaataaaaaagtaaaaaaattgcaaacttgagtgcctcagcatctgtcttcctggacatAATCAGAAGAAGTTAATACCTGTTTCAACATAAGCCTACATCTGACACAAAACACTGACAACACTGTGGACATGTACATGGTGCCTGTTAGGAAATTACTTTGTGAAACTGTCCACAGAAATCAGTTGTCACCATATGCAACATTTCCCCTGCAGTGGAGATATGAAAATGTGTGAAAACTTGATCTATGTTGTTTGACAAGTGTGATCTTGTAACATCTCTCTTACATCATGGACCTTGGCCtccatgcacacaggcaggcagtccCCTAACCAGCAGGGGGCTTCACTACCCATTGGCATCATAAATAAAGGCTTACCAGGTGCACAGGacacacatgctgacaacattcaaaagaaaaaatattcttaaaccacatttcaataggattttgactcaattttatgACTAATAATTTGGCACATTTTTAGGCAGAAAATTGCAGTCAGCACAACaattccttggccaaggactggagttacttgAAAGAACATGATAGGCCTAAATGCTTGACCAATTTCCAATCCGTCTCTGAGTCACCAGTGggccacacagtctgatttatgaagaTGTATGACTGGAAGGGGCCCATTGCACAgaggggcccacaatttgctgctatatGCATCTGGTGAGGAGTGTATCTTTGCGCACGGGAAATGTACTCAGACAAAAAAAGATTAAAACGCAAAGAATTTCAAGAAACCAACATGCGTTCCCCGTTGATCAAAAGAGACACACTGTGAGACATAATCCCATACATACAACAGTGTGGTGAAGCACTGAATACCTCCACCTAATGTCAATACTGTACGTT
This is a stretch of genomic DNA from Engraulis encrasicolus isolate BLACKSEA-1 chromosome 6, IST_EnEncr_1.0, whole genome shotgun sequence. It encodes these proteins:
- the LOC134451604 gene encoding neuromedin-U receptor 1-like; translated protein: MSRAANCSPVAMVPGDEAGLQLACFPEVIVCNSSLWLNTSGSSSTDHVPDVCLSQDEYLERHLGPRRSGDFLPICVTYLTIFLVGVLGNVMTCVVIASNRVMRTPTNYYLFSLAVSDLLVLLLGLPLELYEMWRNYPFLLGRGGCYFKTFLFETVCFASILNVTALSVERYIAVVHPLKAKYVVTRTHAKRVILSIWAASVLCAVPNTSLHGILTLPPGSGAAGIPESAICTLVRPRWLYNLLIQVTTLLFFMLPMLTISVLYLLIGLRLHREKVLEVLEDKSSRGGQLSHAAARSKQQKARRQQVTKMLFVLVVVFGICWAPFHVDRLMWSFIDDWTSEQLHLFQYVHLVSGVLFYLSSAVNPVLYNLMSSRFREMFKEAMCHRHGCHPVPARKQSLSMTRLTLRSTLSDGPQCNIKPDTNAKADNAESAFT